In Chiloscyllium plagiosum isolate BGI_BamShark_2017 unplaced genomic scaffold, ASM401019v2 scaf_80850, whole genome shotgun sequence, the sequence GCAGCTCATTCTCCATCATTCAGGCTGTTTACAACTATgccattttggggaaaaaaaaaaaggagggaggagTTTCTCCCAAGTCATCTCACtgaccagtttaaaaaaaaaagaagaggtttcactgagggggggggggggcacgcaGGAGAGCACCCGAGAGCTAACTAGAGACGGACATTGGCTGGGAGGTGAATAAAATTCACCACATTAGAATCACAGACAAAGGCAGTGGTCAATATGCACAGCAACCTCCCACAGAGACTTTTATTTTTGAGAGGGGCAAAATGTCTACAGCAGAAACTCCCTCCAATGTTCATTGGAGATGAACTGCAGTTTGCTGCACCAGTTTTGCCCCTCCAGTGGCTCTCCAATCTACAACACATTGGAGAATACAGAGGCACAGCTCGTCAGGGAAGAGAAGACTCAGTTTCATCCAGATATTGACCAAATGCTGAAAGGAGGATTTAGTGTTGTTACCACAAGATTCTTAAAGGCTTTGCTAGAAATGTAGCATATTCAGAAGTACATTAGATTACTAAACAGTTTGTGGCTTTGCAATGATCAGGCCAGTGTGAAGTGTTGCCCTGAGGGTCAGGCAGTGATGAGAATGAGGTGGTGAAGCTTacatgagggtcagtctgggcagTGGCAAGTTGGTGTAGATCCAGCAAACTCTGGTTCACATTCTTCTCCAGATCCAGGGCAACCTGCATTGCCTGCAGACCGTTACCCCACTCATCCCTCTCTGGCTTCTGAAACATGGAAACAAAGGACAGTTAAGGATCAGACCTGAACAATTACCAGCTATTGGAGGTCTGCTGTCACCTTGCCCACTTGTACTTTCTCTTACTGATCAGTTGGATTGAGAGATAGCCTAAACATCACCTTGCAAGTTAGGCTACACATTATTAGTGTACAGTAAAATATATTGTTCTGTATGTAGTCTTTGCCAGTATAACAAGGTCAGACAGGCAAAGCTCCCCTTcggaatgtgaaaactcagttactGATGGCTTGAAGCCACATCACGAGATCAGCCATTCCCCTCCCCAACATTCCCACCTTCACATCCTGGAggaggactctgcctccacgCTGATTCTGGAATTTCAGCAGCTTCTCTGCATGTTCCTGCTTCTCCTGGGACTGAGCTTTGAAGaactgggagaaatggtgcagggcaACATCATCCCGGTCAAAGTACGACATCTGAAAGAAGAATTTCTATCCTGTTAACACATCACACGCAGTGACCCAAGTGGACTCAGACTTCTGGTAATTCAATGACAGAATTAAGGGTCTTTACTCAAGCAGTGTTGTTCCTCAGGACAAACTGGCTCAACTAGCTTCACAAGCCACTATGCAGCACCTCTAGGGATAGGCAGGAGCTACAGCCATAGTCaaagatgtacagcctggaaacagaccctttggtccaacctgtccatgccgaccagatatcccaacccaatcacgTCCTtcctgccagcccatatcccaccaaacccttcctatacatatacccatccagatgccttttaaatgttccaattgtacccacctccactacatcctctagcagcccattccatacttgtaccagcctctgaaaaggttgccccttgggtctcatctttcccctcccaccctaaacctatgccctctagttctggactccctgaccccagggaaaaggcttggtctatttatcctatccatgcccctcatgattttgtaagcctctacaaggtcacctctcaatctctgacactccacggaaaacagccccagcttcagcctctccctatagcagaGATCCTCCAACCCGGTCaaaatccttgtaagtcttttctgaacccttgcaagtttcacaacatctttccaataggaaggagaccagacttgcatgcaatattcc encodes:
- the LOC122546060 gene encoding ferritin, middle subunit-like — protein: MSYFDRDDVALHHFSQFFKAQSQEKQEHAEKLLKFQNQRGGRVLLQDVKKPERDEWGNGLQAMQVALDLEKNVNQSLLDLHQLATAQTDPHLCNFLETHYLDEEVEIIKRLGDYITNLKRLGAPENGLGEYLFDRLSLEDSS